A window of Patagioenas fasciata isolate bPatFas1 chromosome 5, bPatFas1.hap1, whole genome shotgun sequence contains these coding sequences:
- the SPATA7 gene encoding spermatogenesis-associated protein 7: MGLRMESGGRRSRGSEYPAVGIPRCGPASPFKGHLSTKSNAFCIDSSRSLTSQYLIRDHMVFHYNKVLSAKAAIDCSVPKSRLTSIKLADQQRREKLKKKIARCEEEMSMGKTVLRSSSRESGRLLPSPFGKSFMEAEDKDDLFRCAQQAQYLSRALSPYGEHGLVHSSPIKYTRKGSRNASNASNSGVSTSSTPRKRSGFSSSGSTDSFVSISHSQRCQGSKSKVHSGDLLDKHAEFFTHSQKPFTPRTLISDAKSSLSEYRYYTPARKKKKNHYKQRVEAQTQTDMISVPSADKAREVKVVTEQQKITLKAEDRRYTVDEPARGTAAFPYSFLRETSLYSQPPSARRTIDYEEEELLYLAFIEDVTNEILNLGLFSNRVLEQLFECHIQENKNRLDESKMRHLLDVLKADLDCSGPEQSHADWEARDSLDLQEFDAMEELEFTSDSQRQRKATRSEEFFETMDLLLKEPNECESPVCGESSKETQSKGDFSEDAAEMMDAGTELHAGVKSEDPDTSPSCEATLNLITCDGDLAANRELDDLEENFAEALQISHDYS, from the exons ATGGGGCTGAGGATGGAGAGCGGCGGCAGGCGGAGCCGAG GGAGTGAATACCCAGCTGTTGGTATTCCCAGGTGTGGTCCAGCAAGTCCATTTAAAGGACATTTGAGTACTAAGAGTAATG CTTTCTGCATTGACTCCTCCCGAAGTCTAACCAGCCAGTACCTGATCAGAGATCACATGGTGTTTCATTATAACAAAGTCCTTTCAGCCAAAG cagcCATAGACTGTTCAGTGCCCAAAAGTAGGTTGACCAGCATCAAAC TTGCTGACCAGCAAAGAAGAGAGAAACTGAAAAAGAAGATAGCCAGGTGTGAAGAGGAAATGAGCATGGGTAAAACTGTCCTGCGATCCAGCTCAAGAGAGAGTGGAAGGCTGCTGCCATCCCCTTTTGGAAAG aGTTTCATGGAAGCAGAAGACAAAGACGATCTCTTCCGCTGCGCTCAGCAGGCACAGTACCTGTCGAGAGCGCTGTCTCCTTATGGGGAGCACGGCTTGGTTCACTCCAGTCCAATAAAATACACCAGAAAAGGTTCTCGGAATGCATCTAACGCATCTAACTCAGGTGTCAGTACATCAAGTACACCAAGAAAACGTTCTGGATTTTCATCCAGTGGTTCCACCGATAGTTTTGTGAGCATTAGTCATTCCCAGAGGTGTCAAGGAAGCAAGTCCAAAGTACACAGTGGGGATCTTCTAGACAAGCACGCTGAATTTTTTACTCATAGCCAAAAACCTTTTACTCCACGCACCTTAATATCAGATGCTAAATCTTCCCTGTCAGAATACAGGTATTACACTCCTGCtcgaaagaaaaagaaaaatcactacaaGCAGCGTGTGGAAGCTCAAACACAGACTGATATGATCAG CGTTCCATCTGCCGACAAAGCACGTGAAGTAAAAGTTGTGACTGAACAACAGAAGATCACCTTGAAG GCTGAAGATAGAAGGTACACTGTGGATGAGCCTGCGAGAGGCACAGCTGCTTTTCCATACTCCTTCCTAAG AGAGACATCGTTGTATTCTCAGCCACCTTCAGCAAGGAGGACTATAGATTATGA AGAAGAAGAGCTTTTATATTTAGCTTTTATTGAAGATGTAACAAATGAAATTCTGAACCTTGGGCTATTTTCAAACAG AGTTCTGGAACAACTGTTTGAGTGTCATATACAAGAAAATAAGAACCGTTTGGATGAG AGCAAAATGCGGCACTTGCTGGATGTGCTGAAAGCAGATCTTGACTGCAGTGGCCCGGAGCAAAGCCACGCGGATTGGGAAGCCCGTGACTCGCTGGATCTGCAGGAGTTTGATGCGATGGAAGAGCTCGAGTTTACCAGTGACAGTCAGAGGCAAAGAAAAGCTACAAGAAGTGAAGAATTCTTTGAGACCATGGACTTACTGTTAAAGGAACCAAACGAATGTGAATCACCAGTATGCGGGGAAAGTTCAAAGGAGACACAAAGCAAGGGTGACTTTTCGGAAGATGCCGCTGAAATGATGGATGCTGGGACAGAATTGCACGCTGGTGTGAAATCTGAAGACCCAGACACTTCACCCTCGTGTGAGGCAACTTTAAACTTGATTACTTGTGACGGTGATTTGGCAGCCAACAGGGAACTTGATGATCTGGAGGAAAACTTTGCAGAGGCCCTTCAGATCTCACATGACTACTCATAA